The Fontisubflavum oceani genomic interval CGTTTCCTCGGAAAACTCAACCGACGGGGCGTTGGGGTCGGCGGGCGGGGCGGGCTCGCAGGCCGCCAATGCCAAGACGCCACCTAAAATCAAGAATTTCTTCAAAGTCATCACTCCACAATCTGAGCTGTTTCGACGACAGCATGGAACAAGACATTCGCCCCCGCTGCGGCCCAATCCGGGCTGATCTCTTCTGCCTCGTTATGGCTCAGCCCGTCAACGCAGGGGCACATCACCATCGCAGTTGGTGCGACCCGGTTGATCCAACACGCATCATGGCCCGCACCCGAAATCAGATCGCGGTGGGAGTAGCCCAGGCGTTCCGCCGCGCTCCTTACTGCCGCCACGCAGGCCTCGTCAAACTTTACAGGATCGAACCCGCCGACCTTCTCAAACGCTACTTCCAGACCCATCTCCTTGCAGATTTCAGATGCACCGGCTTGAAGGCGGCTTTCCATATCTTCGATCACCGCAAGCTCGGGCGATCGGAAATCAATGGTGAAGACGACCTTGCCGGGGATCACATTGCGTGAGTTGGGATACACATCGATATGCCCCGCCGCCCCAACCGCATGCGGTGCATGGGACCAAGCAATCTCATCCACCAGATCCAGAACCCGCGCCATGCCGAGACCAGCATTCTTGCGCATTGGCATGGGGGTCGAGCCGGTATGGCTGTCTTTGCCGGTGATCGTCACCTGCGTCCAACTCAGGCCCTGGCCATGAGTCACAACGCCGATCTCTTTGCCTTCGGCCTCCAGGATCGGCCCTTGCTCGATATGCAATTCAAAGAAGGCGTGCATCTTGCGCGCGCCCACTTCTTCGTCGCCTTTCCAACCGATCCGCTCCAACTCGGCGCCGAATTTTTTGCCCTCCGCATCTTCGCGGTCATAGGCCCATTCCTGGGTATGAATACCCGCGAATACGCCGGAGGAGAGCATCGCCGGGGCATAGCGCGTCCCCTCCTCATTGGTGAAATTCGTCACCACAATCGGATGCTTGGTTTTGATGCCGAGATCGTTGAGCGAGCGGATGATCTCCAGGCCTCCAAGAACCCCTAGAACGCCATCATATTTTCCGCCCGTCGGCTGCGTGTCGAGATGGGAGCCGACATAGACCGGTAGCGCATCAGGGTCTGTTCCCTCGCGCCGGGCGAACATATTGCCCATCTGGTCCAGCCCCATCTCGCATCCAGCCGCTTCGCACCAGCTTTGGAACAAGGCGCGGCCTTCGCCGTCCTCATCGGTCAGGGTCTGACGATTGTTGCCGCCCGCCACACCCGGCCCGATCTTGGCCATCTCCATCAACGAGTCCCACAGACGCTCGCCATTGATCTTCAGGTTTTCGCCAGGTGCCGACATCGATTTCTCCCAAGTATTTCTTTTGGCTCGGCCGCAGTCTCAATCCAAAGCCATCAGCACATCTCTGAGCGTTCCAAACAGTTGATCGATCTGCGGCTTCTCGATGATCAGGGGCGGCGACATCGCGATGATGTCTCCGGTGGTGCGGATCAGCACGCCCTTCTCATAGCAATCAAGGAAGGCCTGGAAGGCGCGTTTTGTCGGCTCCCCCGCAATCGGCTCCAGTTCCACAGCTCCGATCAGGCCCATGTTTCGAATGTCGATCACATGCGGGCAATCGCGCAAGGAGTGCAGCCCATCCTCCCAATAACTTGCCAAATCCGCGGCCCGCTCAAAGAGACCGTCTTCACGATAGGTTTCCAGCGTCGCCAGGCCGGCGGCGGCCGCCATTGGGTTGCCGGAATAGGTATAGCCATGGAACAGCTCGATCAGATGCTCCGGGCCGGTCATAAAGGCATCGTGGATTTGCTTTGTCGCCAGCACCGCCCCCATCGGGATCACCCCGTTCGTCAGGCCTTTGGCGCAGGTGATCATATCCGGCATCACCCCGAAATGCTCGGCCCCGAAGCTTGAGCCGAGCCGCCCGAATCCGGTGATCACCTCATCGAAGATCAACAAGATGCCGTGCTGCGTGCAAATCGCGCGGAGCCGCTCCAGATAGCCCTTCGGCGGCATCAAAACGCCCGTGGAGCCCGCCATCGGCTCCACAATCACCGCCGCGATGGTCTCGGGCCCATGCAAGGCAACGATCCGTTCCAAATCTTCGGCCAGATAGGCGCCATGTTCCGGCTGGCCGCGTGTGAACGCGTTCTGATCCGGCAAATGCGTATGTGGCAAATGATCGACGCCGGTCATCAGAGTGCCGAAGAACTTCCGGTTGTTGACGATCCCGCCGACTGAGATGCCGCCGAAATTCACCCCGTGATAGCCGCGCTCTCGCCCGATCAGCCGGGTCCGTGTCCCCTGCCCAATCGCGCGTTGATACGCGATGGCGATTTTCAACGCGGTTTCGACGCTTTCGGAGCCGGAATTGGTGAAAAACACATGCTCCATCGGCTCAGGCGCCATGTCGCGCAGCCTGGTCGCCAGCTCAAAGGCTTTCGGGTGGCCCATCTGGAAGGCCGGCGCATAGTCCAACTCCGCGGCCTGTGCCTGGATCGCCTCGACGATCTTTGGCCGTTTGTGGCCCGCATTACAGCACCAGAGCCCGGCCGTGCCATCCAGCACCTGTCGCCCGTCGCCCGTGGTGTAATGCATGCCCTCAGCGGCGACAAACATGCGTGGGGTCTGTTTGAACTGTCGGTTCGCGGTGAACGGCATCCAAAACGCTGAGAGGTCGTTCGGATTGGAACGGTCGAGTGCCATGGGGCCCACCCTATCTGGCAGCGCCGGTGCGCCACCGGGCGGCTGGAGTTAATGTTTTGACCATCTGGTCAATATCACGCTAGCAGAGGCGCATGGTCAGTCAAGAAATTGAACGCCTGAATCTGCTCAATCGCAAGGCAAATGATGGCCAAACGGGCGGAGATGACGCTCGTTTGGGCGCATCTTGCATGGTACTTGCCCCGCATGGGGGCGGAATGGCAGAGTGATGGTATGAATATTCAACC includes:
- a CDS encoding aspartate aminotransferase family protein translates to MALDRSNPNDLSAFWMPFTANRQFKQTPRMFVAAEGMHYTTGDGRQVLDGTAGLWCCNAGHKRPKIVEAIQAQAAELDYAPAFQMGHPKAFELATRLRDMAPEPMEHVFFTNSGSESVETALKIAIAYQRAIGQGTRTRLIGRERGYHGVNFGGISVGGIVNNRKFFGTLMTGVDHLPHTHLPDQNAFTRGQPEHGAYLAEDLERIVALHGPETIAAVIVEPMAGSTGVLMPPKGYLERLRAICTQHGILLIFDEVITGFGRLGSSFGAEHFGVMPDMITCAKGLTNGVIPMGAVLATKQIHDAFMTGPEHLIELFHGYTYSGNPMAAAAGLATLETYREDGLFERAADLASYWEDGLHSLRDCPHVIDIRNMGLIGAVELEPIAGEPTKRAFQAFLDCYEKGVLIRTTGDIIAMSPPLIIEKPQIDQLFGTLRDVLMALD
- a CDS encoding Zn-dependent hydrolase, which codes for MSAPGENLKINGERLWDSLMEMAKIGPGVAGGNNRQTLTDEDGEGRALFQSWCEAAGCEMGLDQMGNMFARREGTDPDALPVYVGSHLDTQPTGGKYDGVLGVLGGLEIIRSLNDLGIKTKHPIVVTNFTNEEGTRYAPAMLSSGVFAGIHTQEWAYDREDAEGKKFGAELERIGWKGDEEVGARKMHAFFELHIEQGPILEAEGKEIGVVTHGQGLSWTQVTITGKDSHTGSTPMPMRKNAGLGMARVLDLVDEIAWSHAPHAVGAAGHIDVYPNSRNVIPGKVVFTIDFRSPELAVIEDMESRLQAGASEICKEMGLEVAFEKVGGFDPVKFDEACVAAVRSAAERLGYSHRDLISGAGHDACWINRVAPTAMVMCPCVDGLSHNEAEEISPDWAAAGANVLFHAVVETAQIVE